One part of the Vibrio ponticus genome encodes these proteins:
- a CDS encoding membrane dipeptidase has protein sequence MYQQRIVIDGLQYCNWDREYFQTLKASGITAVHATIVYHENARETLTRFAEWNLRFEQNADLIMPIYSMADVEKAKAEGKVGVFFGAQNCSPIDDEIGLIEVMRRQGLLIMQLTYNNQSLLATGCYEQNDSGVTRFGKQAIEEMNRVGMIIDMSHSAERSTLEAIDLSSRPICISHANPTFAHDALRNKSNNVIKALTERGGLIGFSLYPFHLPNGSQCTLEDFCQMVAKTADQFGVDHLGIGSDLCLNQPQQVLEWMRNGRWSKAMDYGEGSASNAGWPDALPWFSGSKGMENIYDGLMRHGFSESEAGKILGENWFNFLKEGLGAN, from the coding sequence ATGTACCAACAACGGATTGTGATTGATGGATTGCAGTACTGCAATTGGGATCGAGAATACTTCCAAACGCTGAAGGCGAGTGGTATTACGGCTGTGCATGCGACGATTGTTTATCATGAAAATGCACGCGAGACCTTAACTCGCTTTGCCGAGTGGAATCTGCGATTTGAACAAAATGCAGATCTGATTATGCCTATTTACTCGATGGCTGACGTCGAGAAAGCAAAAGCAGAGGGTAAGGTCGGTGTCTTTTTTGGCGCACAGAATTGCTCCCCAATTGACGATGAAATTGGCTTAATAGAAGTTATGCGTCGCCAAGGTTTGCTGATTATGCAACTGACGTACAACAACCAAAGCTTGCTGGCGACAGGGTGTTATGAACAGAACGACTCTGGTGTCACACGCTTTGGTAAACAAGCCATCGAAGAGATGAACCGTGTCGGGATGATCATCGATATGTCCCACAGCGCAGAGCGCTCAACGTTGGAAGCGATTGACCTTTCTTCACGTCCCATTTGTATTAGTCACGCTAACCCAACCTTTGCTCATGATGCTCTGCGCAACAAATCGAACAACGTCATTAAAGCGCTCACCGAACGTGGCGGTTTGATTGGCTTTAGTCTTTACCCATTCCATCTTCCAAACGGCAGCCAATGCACGCTAGAAGATTTCTGCCAAATGGTCGCGAAAACTGCCGACCAGTTTGGTGTGGATCATTTAGGCATCGGCAGTGATCTTTGTTTAAATCAGCCACAGCAAGTGCTTGAGTGGATGCGTAACGGGCGTTGGTCGAAAGCAATGGACTATGGAGAAGGATCCGCCAGCAACGCAGGGTGGCCAGACGCGCTACCTTGGTTTAGTGGCAGCAAAGGGATGGAGAACATTTACGACGGCTTAATGCGTCATGGATTCAGTGAATCTGAGGCAGGAAAAATCCTGGGTGAGAACTGGTTTAACTTCTTGAAAGAAGGATTGGGGGCTAACTAA
- a CDS encoding aldehyde dehydrogenase family protein — MTFINSVQAEKSLYIAGEWQSGINTVANINPSDISENLGDFAQASEGQVEQAIQAAKVAQPEWEKTPIERKQAVLQAIGDELIARCDELGTLLSREEGKPFAEGRGEIYRAGQFFQYFAAEVLRQIGDNAASVRPGVSVEVTREAVGVIAIISPWNFPTATAAWKIAPALAFGNSVVWKPANLTPASAVALTEIIHRQGLPAGTFNLVLGSGSQVGNTLINSKDVNGVSFTGSVDTGRKVAAATAPNFVRCQLEMGSKNALVVADDADIQIAVEATIAGSFSGAGQKCTASSRLVVMDGIHDAYVEALIKRMSELKVGHALEDGVFMGPVVDGNQLNANFEWIEKARQSGAELAFGGERLNLEHDGFYMSPTLFLNTQNSWEVNQEEVFAPMASVIRVSDLDEAIAVANDTRFGLTGGIITQSLRNSAIFKQQVQTGCVMVNLPTAGTDYHVPFGGRKESSFGPREQGQYAKEFYTVVKTAYQRPY; from the coding sequence ATGACTTTTATCAATAGTGTTCAAGCAGAGAAATCTCTCTATATTGCAGGCGAATGGCAATCAGGTATTAATACGGTTGCGAACATTAACCCTTCAGACATCAGTGAGAACTTAGGTGATTTTGCTCAGGCGAGCGAAGGTCAAGTAGAGCAAGCCATTCAAGCTGCCAAAGTCGCGCAGCCAGAGTGGGAAAAAACACCGATTGAGCGCAAACAAGCGGTTTTGCAGGCGATTGGTGATGAGTTGATTGCTCGTTGTGATGAGCTTGGCACACTGCTTTCACGTGAAGAAGGTAAACCTTTTGCTGAAGGTCGTGGTGAGATCTACCGTGCAGGTCAATTCTTCCAATATTTCGCGGCGGAAGTGCTGCGTCAAATTGGCGATAACGCAGCTTCTGTCCGTCCAGGCGTTTCCGTTGAGGTAACTCGTGAAGCCGTCGGCGTTATCGCCATTATCTCTCCTTGGAATTTCCCAACTGCTACGGCGGCATGGAAAATCGCACCAGCGCTTGCGTTCGGTAACAGCGTAGTATGGAAGCCCGCTAACCTAACGCCCGCTAGTGCGGTTGCACTGACGGAGATTATCCATCGTCAAGGCTTACCAGCAGGCACGTTCAACCTTGTGTTAGGCAGCGGCTCGCAAGTGGGTAACACGCTCATCAACTCGAAAGACGTAAATGGTGTGAGCTTTACTGGCTCGGTTGATACCGGACGCAAAGTAGCCGCAGCGACGGCACCAAATTTTGTTCGCTGCCAGCTAGAAATGGGTAGTAAGAACGCACTGGTGGTTGCCGATGATGCTGACATTCAAATCGCCGTTGAAGCAACTATTGCAGGTTCTTTCTCTGGCGCAGGTCAGAAGTGTACCGCGTCATCTCGTCTGGTCGTTATGGATGGCATTCACGATGCCTACGTGGAAGCACTGATTAAACGTATGAGTGAACTTAAAGTCGGTCACGCTTTAGAAGACGGCGTTTTCATGGGACCGGTTGTTGATGGAAACCAGTTGAATGCCAACTTTGAATGGATTGAGAAAGCACGTCAAAGTGGTGCGGAGTTAGCATTTGGTGGCGAGCGTTTGAACTTAGAACATGACGGTTTCTACATGTCGCCGACCCTTTTCCTCAATACGCAAAACAGTTGGGAAGTGAATCAAGAAGAAGTGTTTGCGCCGATGGCGAGCGTGATTCGAGTTTCTGACTTGGATGAAGCGATTGCTGTCGCGAACGATACTCGCTTTGGTTTGACGGGTGGCATTATCACACAAAGTCTTCGTAATAGCGCCATCTTCAAACAGCAGGTTCAAACGGGTTGTGTGATGGTCAACCTACCAACTGCAGGGACGGATTATCACGTGCCGTTTGGTGGTCGTAAAGAGTCAAGCTTTGGTCCACGTGAGCAAGGTCAGTATGCGAAAGAATTCTACACCGTGGTGAAAACCGCTTATCAACGTCCTTACTAA
- a CDS encoding RidA family protein, with product MNTSTKKYPVKTALFASKAPLEWAIVNNGTLYTAQIPIDDTGAVVEGGIEAQTRQTFNNLIHTLECAGESLDSVLQVLIYVTDREYLKTVNQVYAEYFDAPYPNRAAMVVAGLAREEMLVEFVVYASASQPE from the coding sequence GTGAATACTTCTACGAAAAAATACCCAGTCAAAACCGCATTGTTTGCGTCTAAAGCACCGCTGGAATGGGCAATCGTCAACAATGGCACTTTATACACGGCGCAAATCCCAATTGATGATACAGGTGCTGTCGTGGAAGGCGGTATCGAAGCGCAAACTCGTCAAACCTTCAATAATCTCATTCACACACTGGAGTGTGCAGGGGAGTCCTTAGACTCTGTTCTGCAAGTGCTGATTTATGTGACGGATCGTGAGTACTTAAAAACGGTTAACCAAGTCTACGCGGAGTATTTTGACGCGCCTTACCCTAATCGTGCCGCTATGGTTGTCGCAGGACTAGCACGTGAAGAGATGTTAGTGGAGTTTGTGGTGTACGCATCTGCGAGTCAGCCAGAGTAA
- a CDS encoding LysR family transcriptional regulator, with protein MSIKLQQLKHFVMVVEEGGFRAASHRANRSQAALSTSIKELEKILGQSLFEPGNKSKLTPFGEICLPKIIQFLNIYNALDNDLKAAAAGQQGRVRIASVPSVAAKLIPSVLGAFCERYPNVEVSLIDDNAAGVEARLLSGEVDLALGNPSHLDEGGIEFTPLISDPIGVVCLKDNPIAQHPEGIEWQTLLEQPFIRNGTCTLLDPTPARALSEQALYSVENITSLFSVLELGIGVTTLPKLAFPTNETRLVWIPLIDPPLKRQVGIFTLTDRTISPQAKAFHQLCIQYLNYQN; from the coding sequence GTGAGTATCAAGCTTCAACAATTAAAGCATTTTGTGATGGTGGTCGAGGAAGGTGGTTTTCGTGCCGCTTCACATCGAGCAAATCGTTCTCAAGCAGCACTGTCGACATCCATAAAAGAGCTCGAAAAGATACTGGGGCAGAGCCTATTTGAGCCTGGAAACAAATCCAAACTCACTCCTTTCGGCGAGATCTGCCTGCCTAAGATCATTCAATTTCTCAACATCTATAACGCACTGGATAACGACCTTAAAGCCGCCGCCGCAGGGCAACAAGGTCGAGTACGCATCGCCAGCGTTCCTTCTGTTGCAGCCAAGCTGATTCCTAGTGTGCTTGGCGCATTCTGTGAACGATACCCGAATGTAGAAGTCAGCTTGATTGATGATAACGCCGCTGGTGTCGAAGCCCGTTTATTATCAGGAGAAGTGGATTTAGCATTAGGTAATCCATCACATTTAGATGAAGGTGGCATTGAGTTTACCCCATTAATCTCTGATCCCATTGGCGTGGTGTGTTTGAAGGACAACCCTATCGCTCAGCATCCAGAAGGTATTGAGTGGCAAACTCTGTTAGAACAACCTTTTATTCGCAACGGGACTTGCACTCTACTCGATCCCACTCCTGCGCGCGCGTTGAGTGAACAAGCTTTGTATTCGGTTGAAAATATCACCTCTTTATTCTCAGTTCTTGAGCTCGGTATTGGTGTTACCACCTTGCCAAAGTTGGCGTTCCCGACCAATGAAACTCGATTAGTTTGGATTCCGCTAATTGATCCTCCTTTAAAAAGACAAGTGGGAATCTTTACCTTAACGGACCGAACTATCTCACCTCAAGCCAAAGCTTTTCATCAATTGTGTATTCAATATTTAAACTACCAGAACTAA
- a CDS encoding phosphodiester glycosidase family protein, with protein sequence MKKTLLAVLVSSIAFGSYAAQWNVPDLAIGGAELPQSVEHQSLVDGVDYYQIQRGTSQGEEYLLSSGIVNDATIKDYSAKLNELQVEYHIESAPETAPNGEKMDKIIRLRGFESAEQAAEQAKVFKQHGLNFSLRFSAQDGYKTHGPFEISLLRVDLNQYQGKVASILANDKVTTAETVSSMAKRNEALAAINGGFFAFNDQVGDLGAPAGLYVKNGQLLREAANQRPVLIIDNSGKHSKVSIGNSVTTEVLLDINGKTVRIDGINRKPGVILNCGGYDDTPSIEAIHDFVCTDVSEVIVYNAAYDDQTPQGAGQEVVIDSTGKVTEIFTQRGRVIEPNYLYVQLTGDSQLNVEVGDSIELNSKVMVDGQEYKLSEGVSMLNAGPTLVTNSAIDITSRNTQGFNPYPSTGDHAGSQDDDGLGVSGAMENREGFYNGWVLRRHPRTALGITDNNVLYAAVVYGRAPTVTEGASITDMAALMEALDTESAINLDGGGSSMMVLEGKRTGSSSDASEREVSDAIIFTR encoded by the coding sequence ATGAAAAAAACCTTACTTGCTGTTCTAGTCTCTAGTATTGCATTTGGCTCTTATGCTGCGCAGTGGAACGTACCAGATTTAGCAATTGGCGGCGCTGAATTACCTCAGTCAGTTGAGCATCAATCGTTAGTCGATGGCGTCGACTACTATCAAATCCAAAGAGGAACCTCCCAAGGGGAGGAGTACCTGCTATCGAGTGGTATTGTTAATGACGCTACCATCAAGGATTACTCAGCGAAACTCAATGAACTTCAGGTTGAGTATCATATTGAATCTGCGCCAGAAACCGCCCCAAACGGCGAAAAAATGGATAAAATTATTCGTCTGCGAGGCTTTGAATCTGCTGAGCAAGCAGCAGAGCAGGCGAAAGTGTTCAAACAACATGGTCTCAACTTCTCTCTGAGATTTTCTGCGCAAGACGGTTATAAAACCCATGGACCATTTGAGATTAGCTTGCTACGGGTTGATTTGAACCAATATCAAGGCAAAGTCGCGAGCATACTGGCTAACGATAAGGTCACGACAGCTGAAACTGTATCAAGTATGGCAAAGCGAAATGAAGCATTGGCGGCTATTAACGGTGGTTTTTTTGCCTTTAATGATCAAGTCGGTGATCTAGGTGCTCCTGCAGGTCTGTATGTAAAAAATGGTCAGCTATTACGAGAAGCGGCAAATCAGCGTCCGGTGTTGATTATTGATAACTCCGGAAAACACTCAAAAGTATCGATTGGTAACTCAGTAACAACGGAAGTGTTGCTTGATATCAACGGTAAGACAGTACGTATTGATGGTATTAACCGTAAACCTGGCGTCATTCTTAACTGTGGCGGCTACGACGATACGCCATCTATCGAGGCGATACATGATTTTGTTTGTACCGATGTAAGTGAAGTTATTGTTTACAACGCTGCCTATGATGACCAAACGCCACAAGGTGCAGGTCAAGAGGTCGTGATTGATTCTACTGGTAAGGTTACGGAGATCTTCACTCAGCGTGGACGCGTGATTGAGCCGAACTATCTCTATGTGCAACTAACCGGTGATTCTCAATTAAATGTCGAAGTTGGCGATAGCATTGAATTAAACAGTAAAGTTATGGTCGATGGTCAAGAGTATAAGCTTAGTGAAGGCGTTTCGATGTTAAATGCTGGACCAACTCTTGTCACCAATTCAGCTATTGATATTACCTCGCGCAATACGCAAGGTTTCAATCCTTATCCTTCCACTGGCGATCACGCCGGTTCTCAAGATGATGATGGTTTGGGTGTAAGTGGGGCGATGGAAAATAGAGAAGGTTTTTACAACGGTTGGGTGCTGCGTCGTCATCCTCGTACCGCGCTAGGTATTACAGATAACAATGTATTGTACGCCGCGGTTGTTTATGGGCGCGCACCAACTGTAACCGAGGGAGCCAGCATTACCGATATGGCTGCGCTCATGGAAGCTCTTGATACTGAGAGCGCGATTAACCTTGATGGTGGCGGCTCATCAATGATGGTGCTTGAAGGCAAGCGCACAGGTTCTTCTTCTGACGCAAGTGAAAGGGAAGTCTCAGACGCGATTATCTTTACTCGATAA
- a CDS encoding AcfA family outer membrane beta-barrel protein → MKKTILAAVLLSTSFAAISAPYIGLEYGFGSTSHDAQSDFKDPSIKLDPSLEDGIFGGFVGYSLTPSWAVELGYNHFELSDGRSQQVSMTADYEEEREWDAKVKATQFSLAPVYTYAMNDRWSAKIKAGFTYTQYDVSGSQTLEKEFHVTDVETSKHEDGYSSSSNEIGGLVSLGTEYRVLPQLTVGANVKYQFDSFANTASFNLGSTYYF, encoded by the coding sequence ATGAAAAAAACAATACTTGCAGCGGTACTCTTGAGCACATCTTTTGCCGCGATTTCGGCACCATACATTGGTCTTGAATACGGCTTTGGCTCAACCAGTCATGATGCACAGAGTGATTTTAAAGATCCATCAATCAAACTTGATCCATCATTAGAAGATGGCATCTTTGGCGGCTTCGTGGGTTACTCTCTCACCCCTTCTTGGGCTGTTGAATTGGGTTACAACCATTTTGAACTTAGCGATGGTCGCTCACAGCAAGTTAGCATGACAGCTGACTACGAAGAAGAGCGAGAGTGGGATGCCAAAGTGAAAGCAACACAATTTTCGCTCGCGCCTGTATATACTTATGCAATGAACGATCGCTGGTCGGCGAAAATTAAGGCTGGTTTCACCTATACTCAATACGATGTAAGTGGCTCGCAAACACTAGAAAAGGAATTTCACGTCACTGATGTAGAAACCAGCAAGCATGAAGACGGTTACTCGAGCTCATCAAATGAAATTGGTGGATTAGTGTCGCTGGGTACTGAGTACCGTGTACTACCTCAATTAACTGTTGGCGCTAATGTTAAATACCAATTCGATAGCTTTGCCAATACCGCGTCGTTCAACCTTGGTTCAACCTATTACTTCTAA
- a CDS encoding DUF3147 family protein encodes MLWIITKYALTAGIVVLISEIAKRSDKAGALIAALPTVTILALIWMYIEGQGQAKLANHAYYTFWYVLPTLPMFLAFPFLLSKFSFWPALGICALISIVCFFTVAVIVKQFGIELT; translated from the coding sequence ATGCTGTGGATTATTACCAAATACGCACTGACGGCTGGAATTGTGGTATTAATTTCCGAAATTGCCAAAAGAAGTGATAAAGCAGGCGCTCTAATTGCTGCTTTGCCGACGGTCACCATATTGGCTTTGATTTGGATGTATATTGAAGGGCAGGGACAAGCGAAACTCGCTAATCATGCTTATTATACGTTTTGGTATGTGCTGCCTACTTTGCCAATGTTTCTCGCCTTTCCGTTTTTGCTCAGTAAGTTTTCTTTCTGGCCAGCATTGGGTATTTGCGCGCTTATTTCAATAGTGTGCTTTTTTACTGTGGCTGTTATCGTGAAGCAGTTTGGGATTGAGCTAACCTAG
- a CDS encoding hydroxymethylglutaryl-CoA reductase: protein MPKLNLNLNHAKSGSVFSDTQMTDKLESALTPKYQRSSKNIGLSAGITDKHLERRWKVLDSMTDKQVLFDAFTEQHYQEYANNIEHFVGTVNVPVGIAGPLRINGLFANDDYLVPLATTEAALVASYNRGSKLITAAGGVSAILLNEGVSRTPVFAFQSLAESAQFVSWVVTQYDLFREIAQSTTSHGKLKDINVNIEGNHVYLVFEFVTGDASGQNMVTIATQQVFSYILQASPIQPVEAFLDGNLSGDKKASGYVLRSVRGKKVSADVTISKQLVHKHLHTTPEAMASFTQMNTIGGLLSGSIGVNAHYANALTALYIACGQDAACVAESAVGITRMEVTTQGDLYASVTLPNIMVGTVGGGTGLPTQKACLDILGLHGNGKAKALAEVAAGLCLAGELSIIGAFCAGHFSRAHQKLARKKVSPSSTN from the coding sequence ATGCCTAAATTGAATCTAAACCTGAATCATGCCAAGAGCGGCAGTGTATTTTCTGATACACAAATGACGGACAAACTCGAATCCGCTCTAACCCCTAAGTATCAACGCTCGAGTAAAAATATCGGGTTGAGTGCTGGAATTACGGATAAGCATCTTGAGCGGCGTTGGAAAGTGTTAGATTCGATGACGGACAAACAAGTACTGTTTGACGCTTTTACCGAGCAGCATTACCAAGAGTATGCCAATAACATTGAACACTTCGTCGGTACGGTAAACGTTCCGGTGGGTATTGCTGGACCGCTGCGTATTAATGGCTTGTTTGCTAACGACGACTATCTGGTTCCTTTGGCAACGACCGAGGCGGCTTTAGTCGCCTCTTACAATCGTGGCTCGAAGCTTATCACGGCGGCTGGTGGCGTGAGTGCGATTTTGCTTAACGAAGGGGTAAGCCGCACTCCGGTATTTGCTTTCCAATCTCTGGCTGAGTCGGCGCAGTTTGTTAGCTGGGTGGTGACGCAATATGATCTGTTTCGTGAAATTGCTCAGTCCACCACATCACACGGTAAGTTAAAGGACATTAACGTTAATATCGAAGGTAACCATGTCTATCTAGTGTTCGAGTTTGTGACTGGCGATGCATCTGGTCAGAATATGGTGACCATCGCGACTCAGCAGGTGTTTAGCTATATTTTGCAAGCGAGTCCAATTCAGCCTGTCGAAGCGTTCTTAGATGGCAATCTATCGGGTGATAAGAAAGCCAGTGGTTATGTGCTGCGCTCAGTGCGAGGTAAGAAGGTTTCTGCGGATGTTACGATTTCCAAACAGCTCGTCCATAAACATCTGCATACCACGCCTGAGGCTATGGCAAGTTTCACCCAGATGAATACTATCGGTGGACTGCTCAGTGGTTCGATTGGCGTTAATGCGCATTACGCGAATGCGTTAACCGCGCTATATATTGCGTGTGGGCAAGATGCGGCGTGTGTTGCCGAGTCGGCTGTTGGTATTACCCGCATGGAAGTTACTACGCAAGGTGATTTGTACGCATCGGTGACGTTACCCAACATCATGGTGGGCACCGTTGGTGGCGGGACAGGGCTGCCAACCCAAAAAGCATGTTTAGATATCCTTGGTTTACATGGTAACGGCAAGGCCAAAGCACTCGCGGAAGTTGCCGCAGGGCTATGTTTAGCAGGCGAGTTGTCGATTATCGGTGCATTTTGCGCAGGGCACTTTTCCCGTGCCCATCAAAAATTGGCACGTAAAAAGGTGAGCCCATCGTCAACCAATTAA
- a CDS encoding LysR family transcriptional regulator, with protein sequence MSFQIDTLRMFCLLAEKLSFTEAADELEISQPTLSRKISQLEQAVKLRLFHRGGNQIHLTPQGLVFLESCQRILQDLDNTVDGLHDTSESIRGEISVGLLHPMGRWLSQYFFRQFKQLHPNIRLNLVTLHPTLLREMASCDIMISPLLPTDLSLVARPILKYRRIFCASPEYLARVGVPNHPSELAQHQCITNTNSLKRETEWFYESVTGETGTVGIEGIITTDSVDIATNLSLSGMGVALVPEDQVRPKLDSGELKMLFDGNFGQHGQIYAVYRSRQYLPTRFRVFIEELRQFLNRKDASDLYRWRGE encoded by the coding sequence ATGTCTTTTCAAATCGATACCCTTCGCATGTTTTGCCTACTCGCGGAGAAACTCAGCTTTACTGAAGCCGCTGATGAACTAGAAATCAGCCAACCGACGTTGAGTCGAAAAATCAGTCAACTTGAACAGGCGGTAAAGCTCCGTCTATTTCATCGTGGGGGAAATCAAATTCATCTCACGCCGCAAGGGCTGGTTTTCCTTGAATCTTGTCAGCGTATATTGCAAGACCTCGATAACACTGTAGATGGTTTGCACGACACCTCAGAAAGCATTCGTGGCGAGATCAGTGTCGGTTTGTTGCACCCAATGGGGCGTTGGTTAAGTCAGTATTTCTTTAGACAATTTAAACAGCTTCATCCTAATATTCGTCTCAATCTCGTGACCTTGCATCCGACTCTGTTACGCGAGATGGCCAGTTGCGATATTATGATTTCCCCGCTGTTGCCAACCGATCTGTCACTGGTCGCAAGACCGATATTGAAATACCGTCGTATTTTTTGTGCCTCACCGGAATATTTGGCTCGAGTCGGTGTACCTAATCACCCAAGTGAACTCGCGCAGCATCAGTGCATCACCAATACCAACTCACTCAAGCGTGAGACAGAGTGGTTTTACGAAAGCGTGACCGGTGAAACAGGCACAGTAGGCATTGAGGGAATTATCACAACTGATTCTGTGGATATTGCGACCAATTTGTCGTTGTCTGGTATGGGAGTCGCACTGGTACCTGAAGATCAAGTTCGCCCTAAGCTAGATAGTGGCGAGCTGAAAATGTTGTTTGATGGCAATTTTGGTCAACATGGACAAATCTATGCAGTGTATCGTTCTAGGCAGTATTTACCGACTCGTTTTCGCGTCTTTATTGAAGAGTTACGCCAGTTCCTGAATCGAAAAGATGCCAGCGATTTATATCGTTGGCGAGGTGAGTAG
- a CDS encoding porin, which translates to MKINQCSLILFSLFSAGATAQNVELGKPDFYGSIRAQAAWHENVDYTTDIYQAEAGVIGMLDTDFFKARYQLEAEYSESISHAADDNDLIVREANIILMNPTFGGAFIGSGTTGTWADLYAKVDIFESNNMERHSDNLLLGGKRYATNQLAYITPHFGPFHFKAAIVSPDENNDKDADIVGLRALYTQGNFQLVVNQSLTSEEMMNGATEDSQRTIVATSYEWDNLYLGAVAEFDYDAPFGERNVYALSSKYQLNDTAFSLGYQFADWLDNRSNESLILANVRHDFNSNVAMFIEGALFEEKYQANNPKSVAKTKGDNINLGLIVSF; encoded by the coding sequence ATGAAAATAAATCAATGTTCGTTAATCCTCTTTAGCCTTTTTTCTGCCGGTGCAACAGCCCAAAACGTTGAACTTGGTAAACCTGATTTTTATGGCTCAATTCGCGCTCAAGCCGCTTGGCATGAAAATGTTGACTACACCACCGACATATACCAAGCAGAAGCAGGTGTTATCGGCATGCTTGATACCGATTTTTTCAAGGCTCGTTATCAATTAGAAGCTGAATACTCAGAATCAATCAGTCACGCAGCCGACGATAACGATCTGATAGTTCGTGAAGCCAATATCATTCTGATGAATCCAACTTTCGGTGGTGCTTTTATTGGCTCAGGTACCACTGGTACTTGGGCTGATCTCTACGCAAAAGTGGATATCTTCGAAAGCAACAACATGGAGCGTCATAGCGACAACCTTTTACTGGGTGGTAAACGCTATGCAACCAATCAGCTGGCTTACATTACCCCTCATTTTGGACCATTCCATTTTAAAGCTGCGATTGTTTCACCCGATGAAAATAACGACAAAGATGCTGACATCGTAGGTCTACGTGCACTCTATACCCAAGGTAACTTCCAATTGGTTGTTAACCAGTCGCTCACGTCAGAAGAGATGATGAACGGTGCGACGGAAGACAGCCAGCGCACAATCGTTGCCACGAGCTATGAGTGGGACAACCTCTACCTTGGCGCGGTTGCAGAGTTTGACTACGACGCTCCATTTGGTGAGCGCAATGTCTATGCACTATCGAGCAAATATCAGCTCAATGATACCGCGTTCAGCCTAGGTTATCAGTTCGCCGATTGGCTGGACAACCGCAGCAATGAGTCACTGATTTTGGCCAATGTACGTCACGACTTTAATTCAAACGTCGCGATGTTCATTGAAGGCGCACTATTTGAAGAAAAATACCAAGCTAATAATCCGAAATCAGTGGCAAAAACCAAAGGTGACAATATCAACCTAGGTTTGATTGTTTCTTTCTAA
- a CDS encoding copper chaperone PCu(A)C, which translates to MKRTLLSVSLAIMSFSTFASINVDNCVIREPAPGTDKTGLYFTINYQPDAETKSLRLPAPEALYGAAVPALTSYTELHDMKHADGMMTMQRIPQLQLKPGSTLNLKPGGQHVMLFDLKQRPKAGEVYDVELWLAFAPEVTCQAVVKTSAELAKGTH; encoded by the coding sequence ATGAAACGTACCCTACTCTCTGTTTCGCTCGCGATAATGAGCTTTTCCACGTTTGCTTCGATCAACGTGGATAACTGTGTTATTCGCGAACCAGCACCGGGCACAGACAAAACTGGGCTCTACTTTACAATTAACTACCAACCTGATGCAGAAACAAAATCTTTGCGTCTACCAGCACCAGAAGCGCTATATGGCGCGGCGGTTCCAGCGCTGACTAGTTATACCGAGCTGCATGACATGAAACATGCTGACGGCATGATGACAATGCAACGCATTCCTCAATTGCAACTAAAACCGGGCAGCACCCTAAACCTTAAGCCAGGTGGTCAGCATGTAATGCTATTTGACTTAAAACAACGTCCTAAAGCTGGTGAAGTCTACGACGTTGAGCTTTGGCTCGCCTTTGCTCCAGAAGTCACTTGCCAAGCTGTTGTAAAAACCTCTGCTGAACTGGCCAAAGGAACTCACTAA
- a CDS encoding cytochrome c3 family protein, which translates to MRSLFKQIRSVKGAVLAAILTIGAGIGLLTALPATEVLHAFSTNEYCGTCHTMEPAAETFAKSVHGGNNSQGFVAECVSCHLPNSNVVDELWVKGTSGMRHLFGEYVLQMESLDYEELHPKRTEYVFDSGCINCHRKLEERAKVATTESPIADQTHQIAFARKDSDSNWQCSSCHYDIAHPDLKRSMRLRDEERMREMATLLGVENNG; encoded by the coding sequence ATGCGATCTCTATTTAAACAAATTCGCTCGGTAAAAGGCGCTGTACTCGCCGCAATACTTACAATAGGTGCGGGTATTGGTTTACTTACCGCACTCCCTGCAACAGAAGTTCTCCACGCATTTAGCACCAACGAGTACTGTGGCACCTGCCACACGATGGAGCCTGCTGCGGAAACTTTTGCCAAGAGTGTGCACGGTGGTAACAACTCGCAAGGCTTTGTGGCTGAGTGTGTCTCCTGCCATCTACCAAACTCTAACGTGGTTGATGAACTGTGGGTCAAAGGAACTTCCGGTATGCGCCACTTATTTGGTGAATACGTATTGCAAATGGAATCTTTGGACTACGAGGAGCTTCATCCTAAACGAACCGAATATGTGTTTGATTCAGGATGTATCAATTGCCACCGTAAATTAGAAGAGCGCGCGAAAGTTGCGACCACTGAATCCCCAATTGCCGATCAAACCCACCAAATCGCTTTCGCTCGTAAAGACAGTGACAGCAATTGGCAGTGCTCAAGCTGCCACTACGATATCGCGCACCCAGATCTCAAACGCTCAATGCGCCTACGTGACGAAGAACGCATGCGTGAAATGGCGACCCTACTTGGAGTTGAAAACAATGGATAA